A region of Paractinoplanes abujensis DNA encodes the following proteins:
- a CDS encoding segregation/condensation protein A, which yields MTVDGGGVPVDSEGNPVDESKFLVRLDNFTGPFDLLLQLIGKHKLDVTEVALHQVTDDFIAYIRAMGDDWDLGEASEFLLVAATLLDLKAARLLPAAEVEDEEDLALLEARDLLFARLLQYKAFKEAAAHIMELEGVGARRWPRMVSMEPRYAEALPDLVLGVGPERLFKLALKQFAPKPGPPQVSIAHIHQVRVSVREHAALLRDRLRRAGQATFGLLVADCDNTLEVVARFLALLELYREGLIDFEQPVSLDELTVRWIGGDAADAELDIDDYEGSKPEIDTAAAEPGEEMPDTEALVVDLPDFADDDEDDSDSDLDAFDVGPIEIPAALDVADAAVAGGGRPEADSREAEPEGRRDGRDDLGGEDDDAEERS from the coding sequence ATGACGGTCGACGGTGGCGGCGTGCCGGTCGACTCGGAGGGCAATCCGGTCGATGAGAGCAAATTCCTCGTACGGCTGGACAACTTCACGGGTCCGTTCGATCTGCTGCTGCAGCTGATCGGCAAGCACAAGCTCGACGTCACCGAGGTCGCGCTGCATCAGGTCACCGACGACTTCATCGCCTACATCAGGGCCATGGGCGACGACTGGGATCTCGGCGAGGCAAGCGAGTTCCTGCTGGTGGCGGCCACCCTGCTCGACCTCAAGGCGGCCCGGCTGCTGCCCGCGGCCGAAGTCGAGGACGAGGAAGACCTGGCCCTGCTCGAGGCGCGCGACCTGCTCTTCGCGCGGCTGCTGCAATACAAGGCCTTCAAGGAGGCCGCGGCCCACATCATGGAGCTCGAAGGCGTCGGCGCGCGCCGGTGGCCGCGCATGGTGTCGATGGAGCCCCGATACGCCGAGGCGCTGCCCGACCTGGTGCTCGGGGTCGGGCCGGAGCGGCTGTTCAAGCTGGCGTTGAAGCAGTTCGCGCCGAAGCCCGGGCCGCCGCAGGTGTCGATCGCGCACATCCACCAGGTGCGGGTCAGCGTGCGTGAACATGCGGCGTTGCTGCGGGACCGGTTGCGGCGTGCCGGGCAGGCCACGTTCGGGCTGCTGGTCGCCGACTGTGACAACACGCTCGAAGTGGTGGCCCGGTTCCTGGCGTTGCTGGAGCTGTATCGCGAGGGCCTGATCGACTTCGAGCAGCCGGTGTCGCTGGACGAGCTGACGGTTCGGTGGATCGGCGGGGACGCGGCGGACGCCGAGCTGGACATCGACGACTACGAGGGCAGCAAACCGGAGATCGACACGGCGGCGGCCGAACCGGGCGAGGAGATGCCCGACACCGAGGCGCTCGTCGTCGATCTTCCGGATTTCGCGGACGACGACGAGGACGACAGCGACTCGGATCTCGACGCGTTCGACGTCGGGCCGATCGAGATCCCGGCCGCCCTCGACGTGGCTGACGCTGCGGTTGCCGGGGGCGGACGTCCGGAGGCGGACAGTCGAGAAGCTGAGCCGGAGGGCCGGCGCGACGGACGCGATGATCTTGGCGGGGAAGACGACGACGCGGAGGAACGATCGTGA
- the scpB gene encoding SMC-Scp complex subunit ScpB, translating into MDLPFSEEVPPSGSDYDDDDDLSDEATAAAVAAAGDDEAESDEGGVDEPATGVRESAVDAGGTAAGGGHSVAGDGGEAGESVADEGKASGRKAGGRGRGSKAPGGDAGKVPGQKRRAGELGGIGDEASPRTGEEFDLPGLTEDAELAGALEAIMLVVDEPVAELQLAQILEQPTERIAAMLDNLSARYTAAGHGFDLRRVAGGWRLYTRPEYAAYVERFVLDGQSVRLTQAALETLAVVAYKQPVTRSRISAIRGVNCDGVMRTLATRGLIEECGTEGETGAHLYRTTGLFLEKLGLNSVDQLPPLAPFLPDDVEEVLDATG; encoded by the coding sequence ATGGACCTGCCGTTCTCGGAAGAGGTGCCGCCGTCGGGCAGCGACTACGACGACGATGACGACCTGAGCGATGAGGCTACGGCAGCGGCGGTGGCTGCGGCCGGCGACGACGAGGCCGAGAGCGACGAGGGCGGCGTCGACGAACCGGCGACCGGAGTACGGGAATCAGCGGTCGATGCGGGCGGGACGGCGGCCGGCGGCGGGCACTCCGTCGCGGGTGACGGCGGCGAGGCCGGCGAATCCGTCGCCGATGAGGGCAAAGCCTCGGGTCGGAAGGCCGGCGGCAGGGGCAGAGGGTCCAAAGCCCCGGGCGGAGACGCCGGCAAGGTGCCGGGACAGAAACGCCGGGCCGGTGAGCTCGGCGGGATCGGCGATGAGGCGTCACCCCGTACGGGGGAAGAATTTGACCTGCCGGGGTTGACCGAGGACGCGGAGCTGGCGGGCGCGTTGGAGGCGATCATGCTGGTCGTCGACGAGCCGGTGGCCGAGTTGCAGCTGGCGCAGATCCTGGAGCAGCCGACCGAGCGGATCGCGGCGATGCTCGACAACTTGTCGGCGCGGTACACGGCGGCGGGCCACGGTTTCGACCTGCGGCGGGTGGCGGGCGGCTGGCGGCTCTACACGCGGCCGGAATACGCGGCCTACGTGGAACGGTTCGTTCTCGACGGGCAGTCCGTGCGGCTGACCCAGGCGGCGCTGGAGACACTGGCCGTGGTCGCCTACAAGCAGCCCGTGACCCGTTCGCGCATCAGCGCCATCCGCGGTGTGAACTGCGACGGGGTCATGCGTACGCTTGCTACTCGTGGCCTGATCGAGGAATGCGGCACCGAGGGCGAAACCGGGGCACACCTGTATCGCACGACGGGCCTGTTCCTCGAGAAGCTCGGCCTCAACTCGGTCGACCAGCTGCCGCCGCTCGCCCCGTTCCTGCCCGACGACGTGGAAGAAGTGCTCGATGCCACAGGCTGA
- a CDS encoding pseudouridine synthase produces MPQADTAERLQKVLAAAGVGSRRACEDLIFRRRVTVNGKVAKLGDKVDPTTAEILVDGQRVIANTKLVYLALNKPRGVVSSLDDEKGRTELADFVGQFDVRLHHVGRLDADSEGLLLITNDGELTNKLTHPRYEIQKTYVAEVVNGPLPRNVGRQLLSGVELEDGPAKADSFKLLGALGKTAQVEIVLHEGRKHIVRRMMEEVGHPVTRLIRTAVGPVRLGDLRPGGFRHLSPAEIAALFKAAGD; encoded by the coding sequence ATGCCACAGGCTGACACCGCCGAACGCCTCCAGAAAGTCCTGGCGGCGGCCGGTGTTGGATCCCGGCGCGCCTGCGAAGACCTGATCTTCCGGCGGCGCGTCACGGTCAACGGCAAGGTCGCCAAGCTCGGCGACAAGGTCGACCCCACCACTGCCGAGATCCTCGTCGACGGGCAGCGGGTGATCGCCAACACGAAGCTCGTCTACCTCGCGCTGAACAAGCCGCGCGGCGTCGTGTCCTCGCTCGACGACGAGAAGGGCCGCACCGAACTGGCGGATTTCGTCGGCCAGTTCGACGTGCGGCTGCACCACGTGGGCCGGCTCGACGCCGACTCAGAGGGTCTCCTGCTGATCACCAATGACGGCGAGCTGACCAACAAGCTCACGCACCCGCGTTACGAGATCCAGAAGACGTACGTGGCCGAGGTCGTCAACGGCCCGCTGCCCCGCAACGTCGGCCGCCAGCTGCTGTCCGGCGTCGAGCTGGAGGACGGCCCGGCCAAGGCCGACTCGTTCAAGCTGCTGGGTGCGCTCGGCAAGACCGCGCAGGTCGAGATCGTGCTGCACGAGGGCCGCAAGCACATCGTGCGCCGCATGATGGAAGAGGTCGGCCACCCGGTGACCCGCCTGATCCGCACCGCCGTCGGGCCCGTGCGCCTCGGCGATCTGCGTCCGGGCGGCTTCCGGCACCTGTCCCCGGCCGAGATCGCGGCGCTGTTCAAGGCGGCCGGCGACTGA
- a CDS encoding DUF4383 domain-containing protein produces MVTHSAAGNSAAVRSPVRTAALVVSVVFVLVGLAGFIPGVTTNYSDMTFAGHHSDAHLLGVFQVSVLHNIVHLLFGVAGLALARTASGARNFLIGGGAIYLVLWLYGLVVGQDSSANFVPVNNADDWLHLGLGLGMIALGLLLSRNVRAVDRR; encoded by the coding sequence ATGGTGACCCATTCCGCAGCCGGTAACTCTGCCGCTGTACGCAGTCCCGTTCGCACCGCCGCGCTCGTGGTCAGCGTGGTATTCGTGCTGGTCGGACTGGCTGGTTTCATCCCCGGCGTGACGACGAACTACAGCGACATGACCTTTGCCGGGCACCACTCCGACGCGCACCTGCTCGGCGTGTTCCAGGTGTCGGTGCTGCACAACATCGTGCACCTGCTGTTCGGCGTGGCGGGCCTGGCCCTGGCCCGCACAGCCTCGGGCGCGCGCAACTTCCTGATCGGCGGCGGCGCGATCTACCTGGTGCTCTGGCTCTACGGCCTGGTCGTCGGGCAGGACTCGAGCGCCAACTTCGTGCCGGTGAACAACGCCGACGACTGGCTGCACCTCGGCCTGGGCCTGGGCATGATCGCACTCGGGCTGCTGCTGTCCCGCAACGTCCGCGCGGTTGATCGCCGGTAG
- a CDS encoding NADP-dependent oxidoreductase: protein MRAVVATQYGPPESFELAALPVPEPGPGQIQVRIAAVSINPGDIVIPSGAYKEQAPLTFPHVPGNDFAGTVTKIGAGVTTYGEGNLIFGHAVPRALKAMAGAHPSMTTGALAEYAVFEADTPFIAHRPPTLSPTDAAALPTVGLTTRALMATAQPVAGESVLVIGATGGVGTTLLPQLRHTRVIATGRPGDEALLHKVGAGTVIGYDDPYPTGVDLVLNLVLPTDRLQRAASALRPQGRLFTITFPPPRPEMIDRDDIRFELVLDLDGRFGGMAEVAALTPTIARVYPFEQAVQALTDFAHHHTVGKLVITV, encoded by the coding sequence ATGAGGGCAGTAGTAGCCACCCAGTACGGACCCCCGGAAAGCTTCGAGCTCGCCGCCCTACCGGTGCCCGAGCCCGGTCCCGGCCAGATCCAGGTGCGCATAGCCGCCGTCTCGATCAATCCGGGCGACATCGTGATCCCCAGCGGCGCCTACAAGGAGCAGGCCCCGCTCACGTTCCCGCACGTACCGGGAAACGACTTCGCGGGCACGGTGACGAAAATCGGCGCCGGCGTCACCACGTACGGGGAAGGGAACTTGATCTTCGGTCATGCGGTGCCCCGCGCGCTGAAGGCCATGGCCGGCGCCCACCCCTCGATGACTACGGGTGCGCTGGCCGAGTATGCCGTGTTCGAGGCGGACACGCCGTTCATCGCGCACCGCCCGCCCACACTGAGCCCGACCGACGCCGCCGCTCTGCCCACGGTCGGCCTGACCACCCGCGCGCTGATGGCCACGGCGCAACCTGTCGCCGGCGAGTCGGTTCTGGTCATCGGGGCCACCGGCGGCGTCGGCACCACCCTGCTGCCGCAGCTCCGGCACACGAGAGTGATCGCCACCGGCCGCCCCGGCGACGAGGCCCTGTTGCACAAGGTGGGCGCCGGGACAGTCATCGGCTACGACGACCCTTACCCGACCGGCGTGGACCTTGTGCTCAACCTGGTTCTGCCCACTGACCGCCTGCAACGAGCCGCCTCCGCCCTGCGCCCGCAGGGACGGCTGTTCACGATCACGTTCCCGCCGCCGCGCCCCGAGATGATCGACCGTGACGACATCCGTTTCGAGCTGGTCCTCGACCTGGACGGCCGGTTCGGGGGCATGGCCGAGGTGGCCGCGCTGACGCCGACGATCGCCCGGGTCTACCCGTTCGAGCAGGCTGTGCAGGCGCTGACCGACTTCGCCCACCACCACACCGTCGGCAAACTGGTGATCACGGTCTAG